A single region of the Streptomyces sp. NBC_00425 genome encodes:
- a CDS encoding peptidoglycan D,D-transpeptidase FtsI family protein — translation MSDREPPRRRVPGPARPSRPASAQRRPGPGARPARRPTAPPPRGAAPRVIRLGSPRPRLRMVGLALALVLIAFVVRLLQVQAVDASTYAAKAEQNRYVGQVLPAERGEITDRTGVAFATSEDAYDITADPTMFARAQLKIDDGPEQAAALLAPILGQQQSALVKKLRPKDRNLRYVKLAGRQTPQVWKQIRDLRSALSAKAETDRSTVNVLAGLFSVPSSKRVYPNKELAAGILGWVNADGRGGGGVEQQLNSTLSGKDGKIRYAQSGGRQVPTVGSTETPAVPGSDVELTIDRDIQWAAQNAITEQVQKSAADRGYVIVQDTRTGEILALANSPGFDPNDLSKADPGALGNAAVQDAYEPGSTAKIMSMAAVLEENAATPLTHVTVPNRLHRGDRLFQDDIDHPTWYLTLNGVLAKSSNIGTILATGQLGKTQAEANRVLYSYLRKFGLGSHTGLGFPGETKGILAPPDKWSTSQQYTIPFGQGMSLNAVQAASVYSTIANGGVRVEPTLVRGTKGPDGRFTPAASPAKSRVVSQKTAKTLAHMLESVVDDREGTGAKARIPGYRVAGKTGTANRVDPATGTYKGYTSSFAGFAPADSPRITVYCAIQNATEGSYFGGQICGPVFKQVMEFALKTLQVPPTGAKAANLPVSFTP, via the coding sequence GTGTCCGACAGGGAACCGCCGCGCCGGCGTGTGCCCGGCCCCGCCCGGCCCTCCCGTCCCGCGTCCGCCCAGCGGCGACCGGGACCCGGCGCCCGCCCGGCCCGCCGTCCGACCGCACCGCCTCCCCGCGGCGCCGCCCCGCGTGTCATCCGGCTCGGCAGCCCCCGCCCCCGGCTGCGCATGGTGGGCCTCGCGCTGGCCCTGGTGCTCATCGCCTTCGTCGTCCGCCTCCTGCAGGTGCAGGCCGTCGACGCGAGCACCTACGCCGCCAAGGCCGAGCAGAACCGGTACGTCGGCCAGGTGCTGCCCGCCGAGCGCGGCGAGATCACCGACCGCACCGGCGTGGCCTTCGCGACCAGCGAGGACGCCTACGACATCACGGCCGACCCCACCATGTTCGCCCGCGCGCAGCTGAAGATCGACGACGGTCCCGAGCAGGCGGCCGCCCTTCTCGCGCCGATCCTCGGCCAGCAGCAGTCCGCCCTGGTCAAGAAGCTGCGGCCGAAGGACCGGAACCTGCGCTACGTCAAGCTCGCCGGGCGGCAGACCCCGCAGGTGTGGAAGCAGATCCGGGACCTGAGGTCCGCGCTCTCCGCCAAGGCGGAGACGGACCGCTCCACGGTCAACGTCCTCGCCGGGCTGTTCTCCGTGCCCAGCAGCAAGCGCGTGTACCCCAACAAGGAGCTCGCCGCCGGGATACTGGGCTGGGTCAACGCCGACGGCAGGGGCGGCGGCGGTGTCGAGCAGCAGCTGAACTCCACGCTGTCCGGCAAGGACGGCAAGATCCGCTACGCCCAGTCCGGCGGCCGTCAGGTGCCCACCGTGGGCTCCACCGAGACGCCCGCGGTGCCCGGCTCCGACGTGGAGCTGACGATCGACCGCGACATCCAGTGGGCCGCGCAGAACGCCATCACGGAGCAGGTGCAGAAGTCCGCGGCGGACCGCGGCTACGTCATCGTGCAGGACACCCGCACCGGCGAGATCCTCGCCCTGGCCAACTCGCCCGGTTTCGACCCCAACGACCTGTCGAAGGCCGACCCCGGCGCCCTGGGCAACGCGGCCGTCCAGGACGCCTACGAGCCCGGCTCCACCGCCAAGATCATGTCCATGGCCGCCGTGCTGGAGGAGAACGCCGCCACCCCGCTGACGCACGTCACCGTGCCCAACCGGCTGCACCGCGGCGACCGGCTCTTCCAGGACGACATCGACCACCCGACCTGGTACCTCACGCTCAACGGGGTGCTCGCCAAGTCCAGCAACATCGGCACGATCCTGGCCACCGGACAGCTCGGCAAGACCCAGGCCGAGGCCAACCGCGTCCTGTACTCGTACCTGCGCAAGTTCGGCCTCGGCAGCCACACCGGCCTCGGCTTCCCCGGCGAGACGAAGGGCATCCTCGCCCCGCCCGACAAGTGGTCGACCTCGCAGCAGTACACGATTCCCTTCGGCCAGGGCATGTCCCTCAACGCGGTCCAGGCGGCCTCCGTGTACTCGACGATCGCCAACGGCGGCGTGCGCGTCGAGCCCACCCTGGTGCGCGGCACCAAGGGGCCGGACGGACGCTTCACGCCCGCCGCGTCGCCCGCGAAGAGCCGCGTCGTCAGCCAGAAGACGGCGAAGACCCTCGCCCACATGCTGGAGTCGGTCGTGGACGACCGGGAGGGCACGGGCGCCAAGGCGCGCATCCCCGGCTACCGCGTCGCGGGCAAGACGGGCACCGCCAACCGCGTGGATCCGGCCACCGGCACCTACAAGGGGTACACCTCGTCGTTCGCCGGCTTCGCGCCCGCGGACAGCCCGCGCATCACCGTCTACTGCGCCATCCAGAACGCCACCGAGGGCAGCTACTTCGGCGGCCAGATCTGCGGCCCCGTCTTCAAGCAGGTCATGGAGTTCGCCCTGAAGACCCTGCAGGTCCCACCGACCGGGGCGAAGGCCGCGAACCTCCCGGTCTCCTTCACGCCCTGA
- a CDS encoding beta-class carbonic anhydrase: protein MTLFFLSHSRTATRVTSTVMDMTTSASVPSETAGAIRGGTVTDRLVEANERYADAFTDPGMDARPVLHVAVVACMDARIDLHAALGLELGDCHTIRNAGGVVTDDVIRSLTISQRKLGTRSIVLIHHTGCGLEAITEDFRTELEMEIGQRPAWAVESFRDVDQDVRQSMQRVRTSPFLVHTDDVRGFVFDVRTGLLREIDPA from the coding sequence ATGACGCTCTTTTTCCTCTCTCACAGCAGGACCGCGACGCGTGTGACCAGTACCGTCATGGATATGACGACTTCCGCATCCGTACCCAGTGAGACCGCGGGCGCCATACGCGGCGGGACCGTGACCGACCGCCTCGTGGAGGCCAACGAGCGGTACGCCGACGCCTTCACCGACCCCGGCATGGACGCCCGCCCCGTACTGCACGTCGCGGTCGTGGCCTGCATGGACGCCCGTATCGACCTGCACGCCGCGCTCGGCCTGGAGCTCGGCGACTGCCACACGATCCGCAACGCGGGCGGCGTGGTCACCGACGACGTCATCCGCTCGCTCACCATCAGCCAGCGCAAACTGGGTACCCGCAGCATCGTCCTGATCCATCACACGGGGTGTGGTCTGGAGGCGATCACCGAGGATTTCCGTACCGAGCTGGAGATGGAGATCGGCCAGCGTCCGGCGTGGGCGGTGGAGTCCTTCCGGGACGTCGACCAGGACGTCCGGCAGTCGATGCAGCGGGTGCGCACCTCGCCGTTCCTGGTGCACACCGACGACGTCCGCGGCTTCGTGTTCGACGTGCGGACCGGGCTGCTGCGCGAGATCGACCCCGCGTGA
- a CDS encoding septum formation initiator family protein, with translation MSSRPALKGRAARLARLFPAGPRQAARTPFVLLVVLLLGGGLIGLLVLNSALSEGSFKMDDLQKDTKSLTDEEQALQRDIDSYSAPDALQRRARELGMVPGGDPAFLNPDGTVKGVPSAAARQSPDPVVRPPETVRLSRTLPQSPGPAGSDAPAGALAGQDLSGQDAAPARSAAPDPTAATPETPGR, from the coding sequence GTGAGCAGTAGACCCGCGCTGAAGGGGAGGGCCGCCCGCCTCGCGCGGCTCTTCCCGGCCGGCCCCCGGCAGGCCGCCCGCACTCCGTTCGTCCTCCTGGTCGTCCTGCTCCTCGGCGGCGGCCTGATCGGACTGCTCGTGCTGAACTCGGCCCTCAGCGAGGGCTCGTTCAAGATGGACGACCTGCAGAAGGACACCAAGAGCCTCACCGACGAGGAGCAGGCGCTCCAGCGGGACATCGACTCCTACTCCGCCCCGGACGCCCTTCAGCGCCGCGCGCGCGAACTGGGCATGGTCCCGGGCGGGGACCCGGCGTTCCTGAACCCCGACGGCACCGTGAAGGGCGTCCCGTCCGCGGCCGCCCGGCAGTCCCCGGACCCCGTCGTCCGGCCGCCGGAGACCGTCAGGCTCTCCCGGACGCTCCCGCAGTCGCCCGGACCGGCCGGCTCCGACGCGCCGGCCGGCGCCCTGGCCGGGCAGGACCTCTCCGGGCAGGACGCCGCCCCCGCGCGGAGCGCGGCCCCCGACCCGACCGCAGCCACCCCCGAGACCCCCGGCAGGTGA
- a CDS encoding AAA family ATPase yields the protein MTTYDDRASLTDLTATVERVRSSVEGVIEGKPEVVQLSLTVLLAEGHLLIEDVPGVGKTMLAKALAKSIDCSVRRIQFTPDLLPSDITGVSIWDQQRRDFEFKPGAIFSQIVIGDEINRASPKTQSALLESLEERQVTIDGQTYELPSPFMVVATQNPVEMEGTYPLPEAQRDRFMARVSIGYPSAEAELQMLDVHGGVSPLDDLQPVAHAHEIVKLIDAVRSVHVADSVRRYAVDLVAATRTHPDLRLGASPRATLHLVRAARATAALAGRDYALPDDVQNLAVAVLAHRLLPTAQAQLNRRTAEQVVEDIIQRTSVPATPQQHGYGLGNGTQAYGRQQPRRL from the coding sequence GTGACGACCTATGACGATCGAGCGAGCCTCACAGATCTGACCGCCACTGTGGAGCGTGTCCGCAGTTCGGTGGAGGGAGTGATCGAGGGCAAGCCCGAGGTCGTACAGCTTTCGCTGACCGTGCTGCTCGCCGAGGGGCACCTGCTGATCGAGGACGTGCCGGGCGTCGGGAAGACGATGCTGGCCAAGGCGCTGGCGAAGTCCATCGACTGCTCGGTGCGCCGTATCCAGTTCACGCCCGACCTGCTGCCCTCGGACATCACCGGCGTGTCCATCTGGGACCAGCAGCGCCGGGACTTCGAGTTCAAGCCGGGCGCGATCTTCTCGCAGATCGTGATCGGCGACGAGATCAACCGGGCCTCGCCCAAGACGCAGTCGGCGCTCCTGGAGTCCCTGGAGGAGCGCCAGGTCACCATCGACGGGCAGACCTACGAGCTGCCCAGCCCGTTCATGGTGGTGGCCACGCAGAACCCGGTCGAGATGGAGGGCACCTACCCGCTGCCCGAGGCGCAGCGCGACCGGTTCATGGCTCGGGTCTCCATCGGCTACCCGAGCGCCGAGGCCGAGCTGCAGATGCTCGACGTGCACGGTGGGGTCAGCCCGCTGGACGACCTTCAGCCGGTCGCCCACGCACACGAGATCGTCAAGCTGATCGACGCCGTCCGGAGCGTCCACGTGGCGGACTCGGTGCGGCGCTACGCGGTCGACCTGGTCGCCGCCACCCGGACCCACCCCGACCTCAGACTCGGCGCCTCGCCGCGCGCGACGCTGCATCTCGTGCGCGCCGCGAGGGCGACCGCCGCGCTGGCCGGCCGGGACTACGCACTGCCGGACGACGTCCAGAACCTCGCCGTGGCCGTGCTCGCCCACCGTCTGCTGCCCACCGCACAGGCCCAGCTCAACCGGCGCACGGCGGAGCAGGTCGTCGAGGACATCATCCAGCGCACCTCGGTGCCGGCGACGCCCCAGCAGCACGGATACGGGCTGGGCAACGGCACCCAGGCGTACGGCCGGCAGCAGCCGCGGAGGCTGTGA
- a CDS encoding DUF58 domain-containing protein, with protein sequence MTAGGTGQPSAGQAGKGDWGGARTALAGLTTRGRSFLAAGVAAAVCAYVLGQPDLLRVGLLLAALPLICAAVVYRTRYRVAGSRRLAPARVPAGSEARVHLRMDNVSRLPTGLLMLQDRVPYVLGPRPRFVLDRVEAGGRREVSYRVRSDLRGRYPLGPLQLRLSDPFGMCELTRSFSTHDTLTVIPRVEPLPPVRLGGEAKGYGDGRQRSLALAGEDDVIPRGYRYGDDLRRVHWRSTARYGELMVRREEQPRRSRCTVLLDTRGLAYRGAGPDSAFEWAVSGAASVLVHMLERGFSVRLLTDTGTSVPGAGADGYAGGGQESTDAAGLMMDTLAIVDHSDGAGLSRSYDVLRGGHEGLLVAFLGDLDEEQAAIAAKMRQRSAGAVAFLLDGDGWVREPNGAPDPMKRQEERLRMLREAGWTALSVPRGASLNELWRLAERDRAGVAASGGGEGRA encoded by the coding sequence ATGACCGCCGGGGGGACCGGGCAGCCGTCCGCCGGCCAGGCGGGGAAGGGGGACTGGGGCGGCGCGCGCACGGCTCTGGCCGGCCTGACCACCCGCGGCCGTTCCTTCCTGGCGGCCGGCGTCGCGGCCGCCGTCTGCGCCTACGTGCTCGGACAGCCCGACCTGCTGCGGGTCGGGCTGCTGCTGGCCGCCCTGCCGCTGATCTGCGCGGCCGTCGTGTACCGCACCCGCTACCGGGTCGCCGGCAGCCGCCGGCTCGCCCCCGCGCGGGTGCCGGCGGGCAGCGAGGCCCGCGTCCATCTGCGGATGGACAACGTCTCCCGACTGCCCACCGGACTGCTGATGCTCCAGGACCGGGTGCCGTACGTGCTCGGCCCGCGCCCCCGTTTCGTGCTGGACCGGGTGGAGGCGGGCGGCCGCCGCGAGGTGTCCTACCGGGTCCGCTCCGACCTGCGCGGACGCTACCCGCTGGGCCCGCTCCAGCTGCGCCTGAGCGACCCCTTCGGCATGTGCGAGCTCACCCGGTCCTTCTCCACGCACGACACCCTGACGGTGATACCGCGCGTGGAACCGCTCCCCCCGGTGCGGCTGGGCGGCGAGGCCAAGGGGTACGGCGACGGGCGGCAGCGCTCGCTGGCCCTGGCCGGCGAGGACGACGTCATCCCGCGCGGCTACCGCTACGGCGACGACCTGCGCCGGGTGCACTGGCGCTCCACCGCCCGCTACGGCGAGCTGATGGTGCGGCGCGAGGAACAGCCGCGGCGCTCCCGCTGCACGGTGCTGCTGGACACCCGGGGCCTGGCCTACCGGGGGGCGGGGCCGGACTCCGCCTTCGAGTGGGCGGTCTCCGGCGCCGCGTCCGTGCTGGTGCACATGCTGGAGCGGGGCTTCTCCGTGCGGCTGCTGACGGACACCGGCACCTCCGTGCCCGGGGCGGGCGCCGACGGCTACGCCGGGGGCGGCCAGGAGTCGACGGACGCGGCCGGGCTGATGATGGACACCCTCGCGATCGTCGACCACTCCGACGGCGCGGGTCTGTCCCGGTCGTACGACGTGCTGCGCGGCGGCCACGAGGGGCTGCTGGTGGCCTTCCTCGGCGATCTCGACGAGGAGCAGGCGGCGATCGCGGCGAAGATGCGCCAGCGCAGCGCGGGCGCGGTCGCCTTCCTCCTGGACGGCGACGGCTGGGTGCGTGAACCGAACGGCGCCCCCGATCCGATGAAGAGGCAGGAGGAGCGGCTGCGGATGCTGCGCGAGGCGGGCTGGACGGCCCTGAGCGTGCCGCGGGGCGCATCGCTGAACGAGCTGTGGCGGCTCGCGGAGCGCGACCGGGCGGGCGTTGCGGCTTCGGGTGGCGGGGAGGGAAGGGCATGA
- a CDS encoding UDP-N-acetylmuramoyl-L-alanyl-D-glutamate--2,6-diaminopimelate ligase: protein MTYPGPPRPAQVSATPLAELADQLGAAQPADTAADVTGITHDSRAVRPGDLYAALPGARLHGADFVTQAAGLGAVAVLTDPAGADRAAETGLPVLVVDDPRGAMGELAATIYGRPGRDLLQIGITGTSGKTTTAYLVEGGLKPVRSTGLIGTVEMRIGDERIKSERTTPEATDLQALFAVMRERGVEAVAMEVSSHALVLGRVDGCVFDIAVFNNLSPEHMEFHSGMEDYFRAKAQLFTRKRSKLGVVNLDDEYGRRLVQEAEVPVVTFSAEGDPDADWRAVDVETGPLDSTFTVLGPDGVRVGARSPLPGSFNVANTLAAIVSLAVAGIDPRTAADGVAAVPGVPGRLERVDAGQPYLAVVDYAHKTDAVESVLRALRKVTKGRLHVVLGCGGDRDRTKRAPMGAAVARLADTAVLTSDNPRSEDPLAILATMLQGAASVPAHERGDVQLFEDRAAAIAAVVARAHAGDTVLVAGKGHEQGQDIAGVVRPFDDRQVLREAIQQTQG from the coding sequence GTGACATATCCGGGACCGCCGCGACCGGCCCAGGTCTCCGCCACACCCCTCGCGGAGCTCGCCGATCAGCTGGGCGCCGCGCAGCCGGCCGACACCGCCGCAGACGTCACGGGCATCACCCACGACTCGCGGGCGGTCCGCCCCGGCGACCTGTACGCCGCCCTTCCCGGCGCCCGCCTGCACGGAGCCGACTTCGTCACCCAGGCCGCGGGCCTGGGCGCGGTCGCCGTCCTGACCGACCCCGCCGGAGCCGACCGCGCCGCCGAGACCGGCCTGCCGGTCCTGGTGGTCGACGACCCGCGCGGGGCCATGGGCGAACTGGCGGCCACGATCTACGGCCGCCCCGGCCGCGACCTGCTCCAGATCGGCATCACCGGCACCTCCGGCAAGACCACCACCGCGTACCTCGTCGAGGGCGGCCTGAAGCCGGTCAGGTCCACCGGGCTGATCGGCACCGTCGAGATGCGCATCGGCGACGAGCGCATCAAGTCCGAGCGCACCACCCCCGAAGCCACCGACCTCCAGGCCCTGTTCGCCGTCATGCGCGAGCGCGGCGTCGAGGCGGTCGCGATGGAGGTGTCCAGCCACGCGCTGGTCCTCGGGCGGGTCGACGGCTGCGTCTTCGACATCGCCGTCTTCAACAACCTCAGCCCGGAGCACATGGAGTTCCACTCCGGCATGGAGGACTACTTCCGGGCCAAGGCGCAGCTGTTCACGCGGAAACGCAGCAAACTCGGCGTGGTCAACCTCGACGACGAGTACGGCCGCCGGCTGGTCCAGGAGGCGGAGGTGCCGGTCGTCACCTTCTCCGCCGAGGGCGACCCGGACGCCGACTGGCGCGCGGTGGACGTGGAGACCGGCCCGCTGGACTCGACGTTCACCGTCCTGGGTCCGGACGGCGTGCGGGTCGGCGCCAGGTCGCCGCTGCCGGGCAGCTTCAACGTGGCGAACACCCTCGCCGCGATCGTCTCCCTCGCCGTCGCCGGCATCGACCCGCGGACCGCCGCCGACGGCGTCGCCGCCGTGCCGGGCGTGCCGGGCCGCCTCGAGCGGGTGGACGCCGGGCAGCCCTACCTCGCGGTCGTCGACTACGCCCACAAGACGGACGCCGTCGAGTCGGTGCTCAGGGCGCTGCGCAAGGTCACCAAGGGCCGGCTGCACGTGGTCCTCGGCTGCGGCGGCGACCGGGACCGCACCAAGCGCGCCCCGATGGGCGCCGCCGTCGCCCGGCTGGCCGACACCGCCGTACTGACCTCCGACAACCCCCGCTCCGAGGACCCCCTCGCGATCCTCGCGACGATGCTCCAGGGCGCGGCGTCGGTACCGGCCCACGAGCGCGGCGACGTGCAGCTGTTCGAGGACCGGGCCGCCGCGATCGCCGCGGTCGTGGCGCGCGCGCACGCCGGGGACACCGTGCTGGTCGCGGGCAAGGGCCACGAGCAGGGCCAGGACATCGCCGGGGTGGTCCGTCCGTTCGACGACCGCCAGGTGCTTCGCGAAGCTATCCAGCAGACCCAGGGATGA
- a CDS encoding transglutaminase TgpA family protein: MSGRARLTLCSAAATLLASCALLPLVEPATWLLQAAFLLAVQSGVGAAARRVPLARPLTVAVQALVTLMALTLVFARGHAVLGLVPGPDAFRHFGDLLQAGADDVGRYAIPAPLSDGIRLMVIGGVLVIGLAVDTLAVTFRNAAPAGLPLLALYSVAAGLFDGSADWLWFLVAAAGYLMLLLAEGRERLSQWGRVFGGASHSPGEPSGPVAPVRTGRRIGMAALGVALVVPLLPLPAIQDGLLGGTGAGVGAGNGSGGTISAVNPLVSLRDSLNVDEDRTVLTLRTNSGNLSDLYLRIVSLDDFDGTTWKPAKRHITAVPDDFPAPTGLGTDVKRAEITTRIAAAGSYAQDWLPMPYPPSGVQIKGNWRYEPVGMTLVGDHGQNTSGKTYQVKSLDVQPTAQQLASAAKAPESIRREYTKVPDSLPTVVAKQAREITKNATSGYEKAVALQDYFAVTGGFEYDTQVEVGSGPGAIARFLRDKQGFCVHFSFAMAAMARTLGIPARVAVGFAPGSPQADGTVTVSLKDAHAWPELYFEGVGWTRFEPTPTRGSTPTYTLPETSGQALPDVPQASRSADAAPSAAPSANASCSATDRKLGNCADPLPLDQADQGAGGTPWYRIAGWALLGAAALALPLLPMLWRLRRRSVRLASAQHAAATASGAPPGRRKDETHGRSDGGEPAVLLDVPPQEAAEAAAVHVLAVWRELTDTAWDYGIEPDEALTPRRAAARIVRIGELDETASRSVHRVADAVEQVLFAPVPRAEAGLADEVRRVRAALRENAGRRTRVRAVVAPRSAVRAVWDLADRWIAVKASWAARLTTLVRRPSRHQPSG; encoded by the coding sequence ATGAGCGGGCGGGCTCGACTGACACTGTGCTCGGCGGCGGCGACGCTGCTGGCCTCGTGCGCCCTGCTGCCCCTGGTGGAGCCGGCGACGTGGCTGCTGCAGGCCGCGTTCCTGCTGGCCGTCCAGTCCGGGGTGGGCGCGGCGGCCCGGCGGGTGCCGCTGGCCCGGCCGCTGACCGTGGCCGTCCAGGCACTGGTCACGCTGATGGCGCTGACCCTGGTCTTCGCCCGGGGGCACGCGGTTCTCGGGCTGGTCCCCGGCCCGGACGCCTTCCGGCACTTCGGCGACCTGCTGCAGGCGGGCGCCGACGACGTCGGGCGGTACGCGATACCGGCCCCGCTGTCCGACGGCATCCGGCTGATGGTGATCGGCGGGGTCCTGGTGATCGGCCTTGCCGTGGACACCCTCGCGGTGACGTTCCGCAACGCGGCCCCGGCCGGTCTGCCACTTCTGGCGCTGTACTCGGTCGCCGCCGGGCTGTTCGACGGATCGGCGGACTGGCTGTGGTTCCTGGTGGCCGCCGCGGGCTATCTGATGCTGCTGCTCGCCGAAGGCCGGGAGCGGCTCTCGCAGTGGGGCAGGGTCTTCGGCGGAGCCTCGCACAGCCCGGGCGAGCCGTCCGGACCGGTGGCCCCGGTGCGCACCGGCCGGCGCATCGGGATGGCGGCACTGGGCGTCGCCCTCGTGGTGCCGCTGCTGCCCCTGCCGGCCATCCAGGACGGCCTGCTGGGCGGGACGGGGGCCGGCGTGGGCGCCGGCAACGGCAGCGGGGGCACGATCTCCGCGGTGAACCCGCTGGTGTCGCTGCGCGACAGCCTGAACGTCGACGAGGACCGCACGGTCCTGACCCTGCGCACCAACAGCGGCAACCTCTCGGACCTGTATCTGCGGATCGTGTCCCTGGACGACTTCGACGGCACCACGTGGAAGCCGGCCAAGCGCCACATCACGGCCGTGCCGGACGACTTCCCGGCGCCCACCGGTCTGGGGACCGACGTGAAGCGGGCGGAGATCACCACCCGGATCGCGGCCGCCGGCAGCTACGCGCAGGACTGGCTGCCGATGCCCTATCCCCCCAGCGGCGTGCAGATCAAGGGCAACTGGCGTTACGAGCCGGTCGGCATGACCCTGGTCGGCGACCACGGCCAGAACACCAGCGGCAAGACGTACCAGGTGAAGAGCCTTGACGTGCAGCCGACGGCGCAGCAACTGGCCTCCGCGGCCAAGGCCCCCGAGTCGATCCGGCGGGAGTACACCAAGGTCCCGGACAGCCTGCCGACGGTGGTGGCGAAGCAGGCCCGGGAGATCACCAAGAACGCCACGAGCGGTTACGAGAAGGCGGTCGCGCTCCAGGACTACTTCGCGGTGACCGGCGGCTTCGAGTACGACACCCAGGTCGAGGTCGGCAGCGGCCCGGGCGCGATCGCCCGCTTCCTGCGGGACAAGCAGGGCTTCTGCGTCCACTTCTCGTTCGCCATGGCGGCGATGGCCCGCACGCTGGGCATCCCCGCGCGGGTCGCGGTGGGCTTCGCTCCGGGCTCCCCGCAGGCGGACGGCACGGTGACGGTGAGCCTGAAGGACGCGCACGCCTGGCCGGAGCTGTACTTCGAGGGCGTCGGCTGGACGCGCTTCGAGCCGACGCCCACGCGTGGCTCGACGCCGACGTACACGCTGCCGGAGACCTCGGGCCAGGCGCTGCCCGATGTACCGCAGGCCTCCCGCTCGGCGGACGCCGCTCCGTCGGCCGCCCCGTCGGCGAACGCCAGCTGCTCCGCCACGGACAGAAAGCTCGGCAACTGCGCCGACCCGCTGCCGCTGGACCAGGCGGACCAGGGCGCGGGCGGCACCCCGTGGTACCGGATCGCCGGCTGGGCCCTCCTGGGAGCCGCGGCGCTCGCCCTGCCGCTGCTGCCGATGCTGTGGCGGCTGCGACGGCGTTCGGTGCGGCTGGCGTCCGCCCAGCACGCCGCCGCCACGGCGTCCGGCGCGCCGCCCGGCCGCCGTAAGGACGAGACGCACGGCCGGAGCGACGGCGGCGAGCCCGCGGTGCTGCTGGACGTGCCGCCGCAGGAGGCCGCCGAGGCGGCGGCCGTACATGTCCTGGCGGTGTGGCGCGAGCTCACCGACACGGCCTGGGACTACGGCATCGAGCCGGACGAGGCGCTCACGCCGAGGCGGGCCGCGGCGCGGATCGTGCGGATCGGGGAGCTGGACGAGACGGCGAGCCGTTCGGTGCACCGGGTCGCGGACGCCGTGGAGCAAGTGCTGTTCGCCCCGGTGCCCAGGGCCGAGGCCGGCCTGGCGGACGAGGTCCGCCGGGTGCGGGCGGCCCTGCGGGAGAACGCGGGCAGGCGCACGCGGGTGCGTGCCGTGGTGGCGCCGCGTTCGGCCGTCCGCGCGGTGTGGGACCTCGCCGACCGCTGGATCGCCGTCAAGGCGTCCTGGGCGGCCCGTTTGACGACGCTGGTCCGCCGCCCGTCCCGCCACCAGCCGAGCGGCTGA
- the rsmH gene encoding 16S rRNA (cytosine(1402)-N(4))-methyltransferase RsmH, which produces MSHSRHVPVMLQRCLDLLAPALQEPGAVVVDCTLGLGGHSEALLTRFPEARLIALDRDKEALRLSGERLAPFGERATLVHAVYDELPDVLDRLGVARVQGVLFDLGVSSMQLDEADRGFAYAQDAPLDMRMDQTTGVSAAEVLNTYPPGELVRILRAYGEEKQAKRIVSAVVRERDEEPFTNSARLVELIRGALPQAAKRTGGNPAKRTFQALRIEVNGELSVLERAIPAAVRAIGVGGRIAVLSYHSLEDRLVKQVFAAGAANTAPPGLPVVPERYQPRLKLLTRGAELPTEEEIAENRRAAPARLRGAERIRESIE; this is translated from the coding sequence TTGAGTCACAGTCGACACGTCCCGGTGATGCTCCAGCGGTGCCTGGACCTGTTGGCCCCGGCCCTCCAGGAGCCCGGAGCGGTGGTCGTCGACTGCACGCTCGGCCTCGGCGGGCACAGCGAGGCCCTGCTGACCCGGTTCCCCGAGGCCCGGCTGATCGCCCTCGACCGCGACAAGGAGGCCCTGCGCCTGTCCGGCGAGCGCCTCGCCCCCTTCGGTGAGCGCGCCACCCTCGTGCACGCGGTCTACGACGAGCTCCCCGACGTACTGGACCGGCTCGGCGTCGCGCGCGTGCAGGGCGTCCTGTTCGACCTCGGCGTCTCCTCCATGCAGCTCGACGAGGCCGACCGTGGGTTCGCCTACGCCCAGGACGCCCCCCTCGACATGCGCATGGACCAGACGACCGGCGTCAGCGCCGCCGAGGTCCTCAACACCTACCCGCCGGGCGAACTCGTGCGGATCCTGCGGGCGTACGGCGAGGAGAAGCAGGCCAAGCGGATCGTCTCCGCGGTGGTGCGCGAGCGCGACGAGGAGCCGTTCACCAACAGCGCCCGGCTCGTCGAACTGATCCGGGGCGCCCTTCCGCAGGCCGCCAAGCGCACCGGCGGCAATCCCGCCAAGCGCACCTTCCAGGCGCTGCGCATCGAGGTGAACGGCGAACTCTCCGTCCTGGAGCGGGCGATCCCGGCCGCGGTGCGGGCGATCGGCGTGGGCGGGCGGATCGCCGTCCTGTCGTACCACTCGCTCGAAGACCGGCTGGTGAAGCAGGTGTTCGCGGCCGGCGCCGCCAACACCGCGCCCCCCGGGCTGCCGGTCGTCCCCGAGCGCTACCAGCCGAGACTCAAGCTGCTCACCCGCGGTGCCGAACTTCCCACCGAGGAAGAGATCGCCGAGAACCGGCGCGCCGCCCCGGCGCGGCTGCGCGGTGCCGAGCGAATCAGGGAGTCCATCGAATGA